One genomic region from Vanacampus margaritifer isolate UIUO_Vmar chromosome 2, RoL_Vmar_1.0, whole genome shotgun sequence encodes:
- the LOC144043892 gene encoding F-box-like/WD repeat-containing protein TBL1XR1 — translation MSISSDEVNFLVYRYLQESGFSHSAFTFGIESHISQSNINGALVPPAALISIIQKGLQYVEAEVSINEDGTLFDGRPIESLSLIDAVMPDVVQTRQQAYRDKLAQQQQQAAAGSGSGTGPQGSTKNGEGAANGEENGSHALANHHSEIMEVDRDVEIPQSKAMVLRGHESEVFICAWNPVNDLLASGSGDSTARIWNLSENSSGGSTQLVLRHCIREGGQDVPSNKDVTSLDWNSEGTLLATGSYDGFARIWTKDGNLASTLGQHKGPIFALKWNKKGNFILSAGVDKTTIIWDAHTGEAKQQFPFHSAPALDVDWQSNNTFASCSTDMCIHVCKLGHDRPVKTFQGHTNEVNAIKWDPTGSLLASCSDDMTLKIWSMKQDMCVHDLQAHSKEIYTIKWSPTGPGTNNPNANLMLASASFDSTVRLWDVERGVCIHTLTRHQEPVYSVAFSPDGRHLASGSFDKCVHIWNTQTGALVHSYRGTGGIFEVCWNATGDKVGASASDGSVCVLDLRK, via the exons atgagcataagcagtGATGAGGTTAATTTCCTGGTTTACAGATACCTGCAGGAGTCAG GATTCTCGCACTCGGCATTCACCTTTGGCATAGAGAGCCACATCAGCCAGTCCAACATCAATGGAGCCCTGGTGCCCCCTGCTGCCCTCATCTCTATCATCCAGAAGGGCCTGCAGTATGTGGAGGCTGAAGTCAGCATCAATGAA GATGGGACCCTCTTTGACGGGCGCCCCATTGAGTCGCTGTCCCTGATCGACGCAGTGATGCCCGACGTAGTCCAAACCAGGCAGCAGGCCTACAGGGACAAGTTGGcccagcagcaacagcaggcGGCAGCAGGCAGTGGCAGCGGCACGGGGCCCCAGGGAAGCACCAAGAACGGAGAGGGTGCAGCCAATGGGGAGGAAAATGGATCCCATGCCTTAGCCA ATCACCACTCAGAGATTATGGAGGTGGATCGGGATGTAGAAATACCCCAGAGTAAAGCCATGGTCCTCAGAGGTCACGAATCGGAAGTTTTTATCTGCGCCTGGAATCCAGTCAACGACCTGCTGGCATCTGG GTCCGGAGATTCGACGGCTCGAATCTGGAACCTGAGTGAGAACAGCTCAGGTGGGTCCACCCAGCTGGTTCTGAGGCACTGCATACGGGAAGGGGGCCAGGACGTACCGAGCAACAAAGATGTCACCTCGCTAGACTGGAAT AGTGAGGGCACACTCCTAGCAACAGGCTCCTATGATGGCTTTGCTAGAATATGGACAAAAGACG GTAACCTGGCCAGTACTTTGGGTCAGCACAAAGGTCCCATATTTGCACTCAAGTGGAATAAGAAAGGAAACTTCATCCTTAGTGCTGGGGTAGACAAG ACCACAATTATTTGGGACGCTCACACAGGAGAGGCCAAGCAGCAGTTTCCTTTCCACTCAG CGCCTGCTCTGGACGTTGACTGGCAGAGTAACAACACGTTTGCCTCCTGCAGTACGGACATGTGCATTCATGTCTGCAAACTGGGTCATGACCGACCCGTCAAGACCTTCCAGGGACACACG AACGAGGTCAACGCTATCAAGTGGGACCCCACTGGCAGTTTGCTGGCCTCCTGCTCTGATGACATGACTCTAAAG ATATGGAGTATGAAGCAGGACATGTGTGTCCATGACCTCCAAGCCCACAGCAAAGAAATTTACACCATCAAGTGGAGTCCGACAGGCCCTGGGACCAACAACCCCAATGCCAACCTCATGCTGGCCAG TGCATCGTTTGACTCGACGGTGCGTCTGTGGGACGTGGAGCGCGGGGTTTGCATCCACACGCTGACCCGCCACCAGGAGCCCGTGTACAGCGTGGCCTTCAGTCCTGACGGCAGACACTTAGCCAGCGGCTCCTTCGACAAGTGTGTCCACATCTGGAACACTCAG ACCGGTGCTTTAGTCCACAGTTACAGAGGGACGGGAGGGATCTTCGAGGTGTGTTGGAACGCCACCGGGGACAAAGTAGGAGCAAGCGCATCTGATGGATCT